The Halobacillus ihumii genomic sequence ATTTTAGATTGCAGCTTCTTTTTTATGCCAACTGAGAGCATATTCACACTAAAATCAAGGCCTACTACCTTCCCTGAAGGCCCGACCTCTTCAGCCAGCGCCATCGTCCAATCTCCAGTCCCGCAGCATACATCAAGCGTATGATCCCCTTTTGAAACGTTCATTCGTTTCATGACCTCTTTACGCCATAGTCTGTGCTGTTGGAAGGAAATAATAGAATTCATACGGTCATAACGTTTGTAGATTTTCTCGAATACGTGATGAACACGTTCTTCCTTTGTCTGTTGCTGCATCATTTACCCTTCCTCTACAATGTGCTTCTCATAAAATTTGTGATGAATAGCGGTATGGATATAAGATTTTAACCAATTAAAATGAATCGGAAGCTGGGATACGGTAGCTTCTAAACGAGTGATATGTTTTTGCAGCATTTGCTCTAGACTTATCATAACTTGACCGCTTGATTCCGGTTTTCTAACCAGCCTGTCTATCAGTGGAGAAAATTTACCTTCCTGATAGCTTGTCTTCTCATCAATCAGCCTTTTCGCTAACAGCCACTCTCCGGCCATATCATTAATAGTCGTCTTTTGTACATACGAGGCTACTCGTTGAATTAACAAGGATTCAATTTTCTTTAAGGAGAGTAAAAACTCCTGGAACGAGTCTACATCTTTGTAATAGAGCTCCATTTTTAATTCGTTAATTTCCTTAATCGCTCCAGCTAGCGTTCGAATCATAGGTATATCGTTAAGCTGTGATAGCAAATAGTAATAAAGGCCACTGTAATAGTCACCAGCAAGCACAGTGAGTTGGCGTGTACGAATCGTTTCCTTCTCATCATCCTCGTCGGTCAATGTGACAAGATCATGAGTGTCGAGAGCGATTTGAACAAGCATCGTAGTAATCACGTACTGTTCTTTTTTCACAGGAGATAGGGTTGTATGATCCATGATAGAAGACAAGATAACCAGCTTGTCTTCATCAATAACTGGCTCTGGAATAAATTTCGCCAAAAAGGGGTGGCGAACTTGAGAGGCAATTTTTTGTTTTAATTGTTTGAGATTCACTTCTGATGTGTTCACCTATATCACCTGATCCCTTTCATAAACACGGTTAAAGCACATCAATTATACCATAAATCGATGCGTGAAGCTGTTGTTATGTAGGATAAGATCTAAACATGGCAAAATTACTCTGCTTCTGTTGACATCTCTCCATGACGAGTTTGA encodes the following:
- a CDS encoding heptaprenyl diphosphate synthase component 1 — its product is MNTSEVNLKQLKQKIASQVRHPFLAKFIPEPVIDEDKLVILSSIMDHTTLSPVKKEQYVITTMLVQIALDTHDLVTLTDEDDEKETIRTRQLTVLAGDYYSGLYYYLLSQLNDIPMIRTLAGAIKEINELKMELYYKDVDSFQEFLLSLKKIESLLIQRVASYVQKTTINDMAGEWLLAKRLIDEKTSYQEGKFSPLIDRLVRKPESSGQVMISLEQMLQKHITRLEATVSQLPIHFNWLKSYIHTAIHHKFYEKHIVEEG